One genomic window of Equus caballus isolate H_3958 breed thoroughbred chromosome 6, TB-T2T, whole genome shotgun sequence includes the following:
- the OR6B2 gene encoding olfactory receptor family 6 subfamily B member 2 (The RefSeq protein has 7 substitutions compared to this genomic sequence): protein MRGENVTKVSAFVLLGFPTAPRLQYALFLLFLLTYLFVLVENLAVIVTVWSSAALHRPMYYFLSSMSFLEIWYVCDIIPKMLDGFLLQRKRISFIGCMAQLYFFSSLVCTECVLLASMAYDRYVAICHPLRYQVIMTSGLCVQLVVFSFVSGFSISVIKVYFISSARFCGSNVLNQFFCDISPILKLACTDFSTAELVDFILAFIILVFPLMATVLSYGHIALAVLHIPSATGRWRAFSTCASHLTMVTIFYTALLFMYVRPQAIDTRSSNKLISVLYTVLTPILNPLIYCLRNKEFKDALRRALRFGQAPL from the coding sequence ATGAGGGGAGAGAATGTAACCAAGGTCAGCGCTTTCGTCCTGCTGGGCTTCCCCACGGCCCCCCGGCTGCAGTACgcgctcttcctcctcttcctgctcaccTACCTCTTCGTCCTGGTGGAGAACCTGGCCGTCATCGTCACCGTCTGGAGCAGCGCCACCCTCCACAGGCCCATGTACTACTTTCTGGGCATTATGTCGTCCCTGGAGATCTGGTATGTGTGTGACATCATCCCCAAGATGCTGGACGGTTTCCTCCTGCAGCGGAAACGCATCTCCTTCATTGGGTGCATGGCTCAGCTGTATTTCTTCAGCTCCCTGGTGTGCACCGAGTGTGTGCTCCTGGCCTCCATGGCCTACGACCGCTACgtggccatctgccacccccTGCGCTACCAAGTCATCATGACCTCAGGGCTCTGCGTCCAGCTGGTGGTCTTCTCCTTTGTGAGTGGCTTCTCCATCTCTGTGATCAAGGTCTACTTTATCTCCAGCGCCACGTTCTGTGGCTCCAATGTCCTGAACCAGTTCTTCTGTGACATTTCCCCCATCCTCAAGCTGGCCTGCACAGACTTCTCGACCGCAGAGCTGGTCGACTTCATCCTGGCCTTCATCATCCTGGTGTTCCCGCTCATGGCCACCGTGCTGTCCTACGGACACATCGCCCTGGCTGTCCTGCGCATCCCCTCGGCCACTGGCCGTTGGagagccttctccacctgtgcctcccacctcacCGTGGTCACCATCTTCTATACAGCCTTGCTTTTCATGTATGTCCGGCCCCAGGCCATTGACACACGGAGCTCCAACAAGCTCATCTCTGTTTTGTACACGGTCCTCACCCCTATCTTGAACCCGTTGATCTATTGTCTGAGGAACAAAGAATTTAAGGATGCCTTGAGAAGGGCTCTGCGCTTTGGTCAGGCTCCACTGTAG